In one window of Onychomys torridus chromosome 7, mOncTor1.1, whole genome shotgun sequence DNA:
- the Odf3l1 gene encoding outer dense fiber protein 3-like protein 1: MKLPKGARNYVFYAQHPEKEEEVPSWQEIKQTPVVMATIKGPGPAKYLRPSCTGYVAHDISMFQEPAYTLHSRHTEKRIIDTYSPGPCYFLDPKATRFGISTCPQVPMEERISNLRLSTTPAPCHYNLERTRPPGERTAPQYSIGYRCPCRVMDPNPASNQYQLPLSLGPNTPIFRAAPCYSLGSSSKNWFYKENIAGGPGPAMHARPEPSVYQNRSPVFSMAKRFAYPLDHTLRPGPGSHNVQPVTVHKPRIPAFTMGIKHSPHLCPLIVDILD, translated from the exons ATGAAACTGCCCAAGGGAGCCAGGAACTATGTGTTCTATGCACAGcacccagagaaggaggaagaggtgcCCTCATGGCAGGAGATAAAGCAGACCCCTGTCGTCATGGCCACAATCAAAG GTCCAGGGCCTGCCAAGTACCTCCGGCCATCCTGTACTGGCTATGTAGCCCATGACATCTCCATGTTTCAGGAGCCAGCTTACACCCTACACTCGAGGCACACGGAGAAAC GGATCATAGACACATACAGCCCCGGGCCTTGCTATTTCTTGGATCCCAAAGCGACTCGTTTTGGAATATCTACCTGCCCCCAGGTCCCCATGGAGGAGCGCATCTCCAATCTCC GCCTAAGCACCACTCCAGCCCCCTGCCACTACAACCTTGAGAGGACTCGGCCCCCTGGGGAACGGACGGCTCCCCAGTACTCAATTGGCTACCGGTGTCCATGCAGAGTGATGGATCCCAACCCGGCCTCCAACCAGTACCAGCTGCCACTCTCACTGGGACCCAACACCCCCATCTTCCGAGCCGCTCCCTGCTATAGTCTGGGTTCCTCCAGCAAGAACTGGTTCTACAAAGAGAATATAGCGGGAGGTCCCGGACCTGCTATGCATGCCCGACCTGAGCCATCCGTCTACCAGAACCGCAGCCCTGTGTTTAGCATGGCCAAGCGCTTTGCCTATCCACTGGACCACACACTTCGGCCTGGCCCTGGCTCCCACAATGTCCAGCCGGTCACTGTGCACAAGCCCCGGATACCTGCCTTCACCATGGGCATCAAACATTCGCCCCACTTGTGCCCATTGATTGTGGACATTCTTGACTGA